In Gigantopelta aegis isolate Gae_Host chromosome 2, Gae_host_genome, whole genome shotgun sequence, the sequence ctaaaaataatgtcaattcCGGTTTCAGTCAATGTCCATTCTCGTATTGTTCCCAAATGTGGTTAACCTTGTTACAGTCAAAGAAAAGATGTTGTAACATTTCACATTAAGTTTTGCAGAAGTCGCAAGCATTAGAATCTACGTAATGTatcatatacaaaaatgtattagtagtcAAGATTCTGTGTAACCATGATAATGTTGTCTTTTACACATCGAAAAGGAATAACATAATACTTTTCCCATTTCtttgtatcatacatgtatccttcatttgcatatttcaaTTGTGCTTTTGGAATGACAGTTTGTGAATTTAACATATACGTATGTTTACAACcgtttttgtcttttaataaatgttttatcttaAACGGGAAAACAGGATTTTTAAGACTTGTAAAAGTGTCATCgtttgttttctaatttgtttataaatgatttaacagCATTTGTTATTGACGCATATTCcaagaaatttgtatttatatgatattttgttacaaactgTTCGTATATTAAAACATCACCTTGttcgtttaataaatcattaataaatgtgataccattattgatatgtttgtatataaatggtttgttacctatacatattttgctgttatttcagatattaatacttaatatatcATCCACACTTTGTGGGTTTTGAACTTTTTGTATATCTATCCagctggacaggatttctctcCAAAACCTATTGCAAATATGTTCTATTTTGCACGTTAGGAAATAATCACCTTGTTTAATCATGTCTTTTAAcgatatgtttgtaattgacTTTCACAAAGTGATCCActttgagttatttaaaaacattcttcaaatccagagttcgacaaatccgctagcccgacacccgtggctagtggtttttaagttcgggctagtgagaaatcCATGTACATTTCAATGCTGTTATAAAATgatttatgtttatcattttaataccaccCCTTTCATAATCTTGCGTTATTAAATTTCGTTTcaatttttcagttttactctgccagataaattaaaaaaataatgtattcataTGTTTTATCAGAATTTCATTTGGATTCGGTAAAGCTATTAATAGGTGAGTTAGCTTTGGCATTATTAACGTTTTCAATACTGTTACagcagggcgggacgtagcccagtggtaatgtgctcgcttgatgtgcggtcggtttgggatcgatccccgtcggtggacccattgggctatttcttgctccagccagtgcaccacgactgatacatcaacggctgtggtatgtgctatcctgtctatgggatggtgcatctaaaagatcccttgctgctaatcgaaaagagtagcccatgaaatggcgacagcgggtttcctccctcaatatctgtgtggtccttaaccatataaccgtcaataaaatgtgttgagtgcgttgttaaataaaacatttccttccttcaatactgttattcttcctaaaacCGTTAACTCTCATCAATTTTTgtacttctattttttttaatcataattCAGTTCGATTATATGTTCCATGTTTACTGAAAAGTTGATATCAAGCAAGTTAAAATGATTTGAccattctaacttccatctCGTATGATAGAATACATCCTTTGAAAACCTTTTTCGTTCTATCCAAATAGCTTTAGATTtggaaaagtttatttttaggcCTGATATATATGCATAGTAGTCTAAAACCAAAAGTGTATTGTACAGGGACTCGGGAGAACTGTCAAGAATAAAActtgtatcatctgcatattgtgaaattaaatattgttcacCATCTATACTGATACCATTGATATTACTCGAGTTTCTTATTATAATTGCAAGTATTTcagcacataaaataaatatataaggtgATAAAGGATCACCTTGTCTACAAcctctttctaatttaaaagattcaaataaaaaatcaattttctaCGACACTAGAGAGGGAGttattgtaaaacgtttttatCCAGTTTTTGATAGAtgatttgaaattaaatatatatctaatactttatatataaaggACCAAGATAAAGAATCGAAGGCTTTTTCAAAGTCGATTAATAACAGCAATCCAGGAATATCACGTTCTTCGGTGTATGACATTATATCATAAATTAATCTATTATTTTATCCAATATATCTTCCTTTTATGAAACCAGTTTGGTCTTTATCTATCAATTTATCCAGAACACTTTTAATTCTGTTTGCAATACACCCCAATTCCTTTTTATAAGTAGTAATTTGGCAAACTTAAGTTTTACTCACCTTGGTTGGTTtatcaatgtttttttatttggttagttctaattgtttttaaaataatgttagaaTCTTAGATCATTCACTATTTATATTTTCACAATTGAACAAACCATACtctttttaatacatgtacacacccCTCCATCTTAAAATTCGAGAGGGCAGTCTGAGCTGGGGGCTGCTGGAAAAGCTGGCAAAAGACATTCAGCAGTGGCGATCTCTGGTTACAGCCGTATGTGCTTCTTAGCATGAAGGGGATTAAATAAGTACCATAATTTATGAGTTGCATAAAAACAGAGGTAATACTAGTGTAATAAATGAGCTTGTTTCACTTGTAATGTGTgaatggttttcacacatcactcgttgacataaaaattgtattcgaaaaCCCCCATGAACAGCCTATATATTAATGAGTTTTCTCCtcatatttcaataatttttttaatataatccATTTATGCATGTGGCATGGGATAAGCATGCACATGAATTTCGGgatttaaccccccccccccccccaagtaaaTTTGTTTCCAGTATATTGTTCGAGAGGGTATGACTCGACCCCACACAAACTTTTCTTGCCAGTCTAGACCTCCCCACGGTACCTAGTGACCTACCATAATAAAATGCATTCCAAAATTTTTTGCTTGATTTGGCAGATCACATGGTTCTAGGGCGGggcataacccagtggtaaagcactcgcttgatgtgtggtcggtttgggatggATTTACGTCGGTGGGACCcaataggctatttctcattccggccagtacaccatgactggtatcgTCAAcatccctaactgcgttatgcttcaaattccgttcagtttgttttctcatgaacagttcgtgcaatcaacatccgatttgttgtcctcggcatgtcgttcatttatgaggttttacttcacagttcaggaacattttcataaagAATAAAGTTcacacaagtaagtatctaaatacaaaactttacaaacctctaaaaccattaattttactaagtcatttttgtttattccttaaaattaccgatatcgggtccacatgactcatAGAAAtggacttaaaatggagaaagatgaattaacattcggtgcatgtcacatgacctcacatgtgccagatcaacaaggccaaagcatttaatttgtatgacttttaagacccctgttgttagaatttgttttcaattattacattcgATTTGCAAAAAggtattctacatttttgtgcctctgttgtagtgaatagtattcataatccattcataataattgtaaataattttgagtgtataaattgttttaattatgaattaattcatttaaaaaatgatattcaacaaactattcactggtataaacataatgcctatcagtatcgACATCAAGTTTTAgtgatgtgtgttgataaaacgcggatCGGACCAaaacgcttgacaaattgaatttttccttttaaaaaaatattaaactaagtgttcgtcaactgtgcatatttaagaaacatatatttttttcatgtagtggacttaaaaatgaaaactgacgaaccgcacatgcgtgttaagaaactttttgcaaacgcatgcgcctaaacgcagttagaaacgtcgcactctttcctgtttaccggagggtgtttcacttttgtttactagaatgaatttgttttacatccacattgtGGATTTTTTAACGTTAATTGATTGcagtctattttgtttcaggtaTCGTAGCTGGAAAATGTAgaaatatttccgtaaatatcgtattcgtgtttttgtcattaggtgaatgcagtttgggacgttgatggttaccatggtatgtgacagtgctatcctgtctgtagcctgtaggatggtgcatacaaaagatcccttgttactaatggaaacatttggAAGCTGTTTCCTCTCTGAGAGTATATGTCaacatgaccaaatgtttggcatccaacagccgacgattaataaaatcaatgcgctctagtggtgttaaacaaaacaaactttaaatcatTTGGTCCGCGTTTTAGATCAACCCTTATAAACTACATTTTAAGGTTTATTCCCTGCtaacaatacacacacagaccatTTTACCTAACAgcggacaaacattttttaattgacgTTTGGATTCCATAATTCAATAATTGCATGCGTCTTCCGTCGGGGTCGTTTGTTTTCGCTGCCGAAGTTGTGACTTCTCGGACTTCTGTGTCctccatatttttaattttcccGCCTCTGTATTTTTAGAACGGTGACTCGGACTAGAATGCAATGCTATCTTGCGGATTCTGATTTGACACTACGCCAAGATgcttggagagagagagagacgcacaccaacagacacacagatagacagacagacagagacagacatctAGAGGGAGGGGAGAAGTCGCGCAATGTGCAAAATACATTACTACAACCAAAACATTAGTCCGAAGATATATTCGAGTTCGCCGAATAAAATTTACACTTTTATGTTAGGAGCAGCATAAACTGCGGATATTTAGtgcaacaaataaaaatataattttgatattCTGCCGTATTTATTAGagagttttatattttaaataaatatgattatgtttaaattttaagaataattttaatgtaatcaAAAATACTCGAGTAGTAAAAAGTGAATGCAAAAATGCGGTGCTACAATAAATTAACAGAAATTACTCCAGGAAGAAAAGTCTTGTTTTGCttcgttttatttattttcattgttcaCGAATCGGAGAATTGTCATGCGCTCAAGCGGGCGATGATGTCAGCCTAAGTCATTACTGCAGTAAGTAGGCCTAATTACAAATTTGTGCATTTTTATcttcatcggtctacaggctggtaggtactgagttcggatcccagtcgaggcatgggatttttaatccagataccgactcccaaccctgggtgagtgctccgcaaagcacaatgggtaggtgtaaaccacttgcaccgaccagtgatccataaccggttcaacaaaggccatggtttgtgctatcctgcctgtgggaagcacaaataaaagatcccttgatgctaatcggaaagagtagcccatgtagtggcgacagcgggtttcctctccaaatcagtgtggtccttaaccatatgtctgacaccatataactgtaaataaaatgtgttgagtgcgttgttaaataaaacatttcttttttttatctttttttttatcttaatttTTCACACAGCAAAACTGAAACAGAACAGGTGCCagtgaaaaagtttgttttgtttaacgacaccactagagcacattgatttattggaaagagttcgacccgtacccctctgtatcaaaggctctaaagactaaccctatcCCTAGAactaccctaaccattgaaagggggtacgatttattaatcatcggctattggatataaaaCAGTTGGTTATTTTGaaagtcatagagaggaaacctgctacattttaacattagtagcaaggaatcttttatttgcaccatcccaaagtcaagatagcacataccacagcctttgatatacctgtcgtgttgcagtggctggaatgagaaatagtctgATGAGTCCACCGAtgggcatcgatcctagaccgagcaTACATTAGGCgaatgctttactactgggctatgtttcCCCCACCCCCAGAAGCCGGTGAAATGAATGCAGGTCAACTTgccccaaaaccaactcacCCCAGTGGTTGGTCAACTTGCCCCGCACTGTTTAGTCAGTTACCAATTCGCCCCAGTGtttatcaactacttaataatatgtttttaattaaacatacaactgttttgtttaaatttttattaccagaagtagtattttatactGAAATATCATGTTAAATTTTTTCAAGCTAACACCTTTTCCAACTTGCAGCTGTGGACTCGAAGACCAAACAACAGAGCATTTCCTAAtgcatatacatgattaatataaaaacattaaattcaatatgaTTTTGATTTTTAGTTTACTTGATAATATTCGGTAACATTCTGACCTTTTTgttaactaaaataataatggcACATGTATTTCTTTTGTGTTTTCAGAGTTCTTTACAGTGGAAATGTCTTTGATGAAAATGTTTAGACTGACGATTTGTGGACCACGTGAAAGAACCAGTCTGCGATTCTGTAGACGTCATCGGTGTCTGGTGACAGCGGTTTTGGTGAATTTACTCATATTTTTCTATTTAGCAGTTTTACAACACAGGAGGTCTCACATCCTACAGCCCCCTAGTAGGCAGATAAGTGGAAAACGAATATCGGATGGAGACAAAGAAATCATAATACAGAAAAATACGGAAAGGTTGGTTACTGTAATCATACGAGACTTTGAAGAATTTGATAACGATGTTGTCAGCACAGTAAAATCATTTCACGATTTGAACAGTTTACTCAATGTCCTTGTCATATGCGACAAGTTACCGTATCCACCACTTTTATTCGACAAAAACTTTGATCACAGTCGACTGCAGGTTGTCAGTCTGACGATGAACCCACTGAAAAATCTCAGCTTCACCAGGCCAgagacattcattcatacacCGTATGTGTTTATTGTTCCAGATTCGACAAAATTAGCCGATATGGAAAGTCTTTACAGTGCAATTAGCTTTCTGAAGAAGTCTGTGAATTTTCACTCATTAGCACTACCCGTCGCAGGTTCTCACCTTGAATGCCTGCTTGCAAAGGTTGACATCAAACGGTGGACTATGGAATATCTTGTTGATTCGGACACAAAAATGGGTTGTGATGTCGTCATGGGTGACCAtgcattattaataacaaaacaacattttttacaATTAGCTGATCCCTTTTTAAAACCGTTTTCAGTTTCGTTTCACATTCAATCAATTTTAAGAAAGtggaaaaca encodes:
- the LOC121376962 gene encoding fukutin-related protein-like → MSLMKMFRLTICGPRERTSLRFCRRHRCLVTAVLVNLLIFFYLAVLQHRRSHILQPPSRQISGKRISDGDKEIIIQKNTERLVTVIIRDFEEFDNDVVSTVKSFHDLNSLLNVLVICDKLPYPPLLFDKNFDHSRLQVVSLTMNPLKNLSFTRPETFIHTPYVFIVPDSTKLADMESLYSAISFLKKSVNFHSLALPVAGSHLECLLAKVDIKRWTMEYLVDSDTKMGCDVVMGDHALLITKQHFLQLADPFLKPFSVSFHIQSILRKWKTFIFDNVGLTVHKILYSEPHHRWKHKHNTKLRLMNMYKKLGIKLVQHSDGRKEWHGCTKETPRCFGTVENDMPEYLYQGRWTPPCCLRCLRDTAKHVFKILDKCGVRYWLEGGSLLGAARQGDIIPWDYDVDVGIYQEDIEKCENLKQMKTESFVDDKDFVWEKAIEGDFYRVQYSESNHLHIDLFPFFSRNGTMTKHTWMKSHRQDTEFPERFLKPLTKINFAGMNVSAPNNVKEFLELKFGIGVIESPKYPNAEDPL